The proteins below come from a single Ictalurus punctatus breed USDA103 chromosome 24, Coco_2.0, whole genome shotgun sequence genomic window:
- the p2ry11 gene encoding P2Y purinoceptor 11 gives MAAVINSSNSSYSSNCNSTFSKVLLPPIYSVEMCVALVGNILALWLLVTKERKNWHTGVVFSCNLVISDILYALTLPLLIDYYSRERKWIFGHTVCKIERFLFTCNLYVSIYFIMCISVNRYLAIVHPFFARNHVQPKHAKIISFLVWILVASISSPILYYSGTKGKRCSLFSDSNSEPKKFMYRVFMAVVGCLVPFLLTFASYFGVIWVVFKNENITSMEKKKVALMVGLVCVLYSMSFVPYHILQIWHFKLKGAKIYNYYVCNGYQVSKALACVNMCLHPILYMAVFDSIRTMCCRRSSN, from the coding sequence ATGGCAGCAGTCATtaacagcagcaacagcagctaCAGCAGCAACTGtaacagtacattttcaaaGGTCCTGTTACCTCCCATCTACAGTGTGGAGATGTGTGTGGCGCTGGTGGGGAACATACTGGCGCTGTGGCTGCTTGTGACTAAGGAGAGGAAGAACTGGCACACGGGAGTGGTGTTCTCCTGCAACCTGGTCATCAGTGACATCCTTTACGCCCTCACTCTGCCCCTTCTTATCGACTATTATTCAAGAGAACGGAAGTGGATATTTGGTCATACTGTCTGCAAAATAGAGCGCTTTCTCTTCACCTGTAACCTCTACGTCAGTATTTACTTCATCATGTGCATTAGTGTTAATAGATACCTGGCCATCGTTCATCCCTTCTTCGCACGCAACCATGTGCAACCGAAACATGCCAAGATCATCAGTTTTCTGGTGTGGATCCTAGTGGCGAGCATTTCATCTCCAATCCTTTATTATTCAGGTACCAAGGGTAAAAGATGTTCCTTATTCTCAGACTCAAATTCTGAACCTAAAAAGTTTATGTACAGGGTGTTTATGGCTGTAGTAGGGTGTTTGGTCCCATTTTTGTTAACATTTGCATCCTACTTTGGTGTTATTTGGGTCGTTTTCAAAAATGAGAATATTACATCaatggagaagaaaaaagtggCTTTGATGGTGGGTTTAGTCTGCGTCCTGTACTCCATGTCTTTTGTGCCTTACCACATTTTGCAAATATGGCACTTTAAGCTGAAGGGGGCAaaaatttataattattatgttTGTAATGGATACCAAGTGTCAAAGGCATTAGCCTGCGTGAACATGTGCCTCCATCCCATCTTGTATATGGCTGTGTTTGACAGTATCAGGACAATGTGCTGTAGAAGAAGCTCGAATTAA